From a single Desulforegula conservatrix Mb1Pa genomic region:
- a CDS encoding dihydroorotate dehydrogenase → MNTNIRIGSIDLKNPVISASGTYGYAREYGEALDINALGAIVVKGISIEPSKGNPEPRIAETPCGMLNSIGLENVGIKAFISKKLPYLKSLETPVITNIYGKTADEYAELAGIIDKLDGISGIEVNISCPNVSKGGVAFGTVPELTHEVISAVRKQTSKTLIAKLSPNVTDITIIARAAEAAGADALSLINTITGMAIDIRTRKPMLANITGGLSGPAIKPVAVRMVWQTANSVSIPVIGLGGITCAEDAIEFIIAGATAVQIGTANFPDPKTPLRIIEGIVKYMKKNKITSLHELRGTVKI, encoded by the coding sequence ATGAATACCAACATAAGAATCGGCAGCATTGATCTTAAAAATCCGGTTATCTCAGCCTCAGGCACTTACGGCTATGCCCGTGAATATGGTGAAGCACTTGATATCAATGCATTAGGCGCAATTGTAGTCAAAGGAATTTCAATTGAACCGTCCAAGGGAAATCCTGAACCGAGAATAGCTGAAACGCCTTGCGGGATGCTTAACTCAATAGGCCTTGAAAATGTGGGAATAAAAGCCTTCATAAGTAAAAAGCTGCCTTACCTTAAATCCCTTGAAACACCTGTTATAACAAATATTTACGGCAAAACAGCGGATGAATATGCCGAACTTGCAGGGATAATAGACAAGCTTGATGGGATATCAGGAATTGAAGTAAATATTTCATGCCCAAATGTCAGTAAGGGCGGCGTTGCATTTGGTACAGTGCCGGAACTTACCCATGAAGTTATTTCTGCAGTAAGGAAACAAACTTCCAAGACATTAATTGCAAAATTAAGCCCGAACGTAACTGATATTACGATTATTGCAAGAGCAGCAGAGGCAGCAGGTGCTGATGCCCTTTCACTGATAAACACCATCACAGGAATGGCCATAGATATCAGAACCAGAAAACCCATGCTTGCAAACATTACAGGAGGACTCTCGGGCCCAGCCATCAAGCCAGTAGCAGTAAGAATGGTGTGGCAGACAGCAAACAGCGTATCTATCCCTGTAATCGGTCTTGGTGGAATAACATGCGCTGAAGACGCCATAGAATTCATAATAGCGGGAGCAACAGCAGTTCAGATAGGCACCGCAAATTTCCCGGATCCGAAGACCCCCCTCAGAATAATCGAAGGAATTGTGAAATACATGAAAAAAAACAAGATCACTTCTTTGCACGAACTGAGGGGAACCGTAAAAATATAA
- a CDS encoding DUF6812 domain-containing protein: MEFQARYVRVTIKMIDGSLLNGKVNLSSKQRVSDLFTKSSNPFIVVVGALTKQAEDKIMFLNKNHIIWVEPEDS, from the coding sequence ATGGAATTCCAAGCTAGGTATGTTCGGGTTACCATAAAAATGATTGATGGATCCCTTCTCAACGGCAAAGTTAATTTGTCATCAAAGCAGAGAGTTTCAGATTTATTCACCAAGAGTTCAAATCCGTTCATAGTAGTTGTCGGAGCGCTGACAAAGCAGGCTGAAGACAAGATAATGTTTCTCAATAAGAATCATATTATCTGGGTGGAACCTGAGGATAGCTGA
- a CDS encoding 3-isopropylmalate dehydratase large subunit: MGKTIAEKIFKAHLVDNPFGDTHVIKLDAVFCHEITTPIAITDLMARGKDRVFDPKKIKAVIDHVTPAKDSKTATQGKIVRDWARRHGIIDFFDIGKNGVCHALFPEQGFVRPGYTIIMGDSHTCTHGAFGAFAAGVGTTDLEVGILKGVCAFKAPETIKINIIGELKPGVFSKDVILNLIGKIGVNGATNKVIEFTGNVVYEMSMESRMTLCNMAIEAGATCGICYPDIITVDYLWPFISKDYASKEDALEDYRKWISDPDATYAQVMDFDVSYLDPQVTFGYKPDNVKSVGEMTDVQVDQVYIGSCTNGRLEDLRIAADVLKGKKIADTVRGVVSPATPTVYSNALEEGIIKIFMDAGFCVTNPTCGACLGMSNGVLAEGEVCAATTNRNFNGRMGRGGMVHLMSPATAAATAIAGHITNSSLFNG; encoded by the coding sequence ATGGGTAAGACGATTGCCGAAAAGATATTTAAAGCCCATCTTGTAGATAATCCTTTTGGCGATACTCATGTCATAAAGCTTGACGCTGTTTTCTGTCATGAGATCACTACTCCTATTGCCATCACAGACCTTATGGCAAGGGGAAAGGACAGGGTTTTTGACCCTAAGAAGATCAAGGCTGTTATCGATCATGTAACTCCGGCCAAGGATTCCAAGACAGCTACCCAGGGCAAAATAGTCAGGGACTGGGCAAGAAGGCACGGTATCATTGATTTTTTTGACATCGGCAAAAATGGTGTCTGCCACGCTCTTTTTCCTGAGCAGGGTTTTGTACGGCCTGGTTATACGATCATAATGGGCGACTCGCATACATGCACGCATGGCGCTTTTGGTGCTTTTGCCGCAGGTGTCGGAACAACTGACCTTGAAGTCGGTATTCTTAAAGGCGTATGTGCGTTTAAAGCCCCTGAAACAATTAAAATAAACATAATTGGCGAGTTGAAGCCAGGTGTTTTTTCAAAGGATGTTATTCTTAATCTTATTGGAAAGATCGGCGTTAACGGAGCCACAAACAAGGTAATAGAGTTCACTGGCAATGTTGTCTATGAAATGAGCATGGAGTCAAGAATGACTCTGTGCAATATGGCAATAGAAGCTGGGGCCACATGTGGTATCTGCTATCCTGATATCATCACTGTTGATTATCTATGGCCGTTCATAAGCAAAGATTATGCTTCAAAAGAAGACGCGCTTGAGGATTACAGGAAGTGGATATCTGATCCTGACGCGACTTATGCTCAGGTGATGGATTTCGATGTTTCATATCTCGATCCTCAGGTTACATTCGGTTATAAGCCTGATAATGTTAAATCTGTAGGTGAAATGACAGATGTTCAAGTTGATCAGGTTTACATCGGCTCATGCACAAATGGTAGGCTGGAAGACCTTAGAATAGCTGCGGACGTACTTAAAGGGAAGAAGATCGCAGACACTGTCAGAGGGGTTGTTTCTCCTGCTACGCCTACTGTTTATTCCAATGCGCTCGAAGAAGGAATTATAAAAATTTTCATGGATGCTGGTTTTTGCGTTACAAACCCTACATGCGGAGCCTGTTTAGGCATGAGCAACGGCGTTCTTGCAGAAGGCGAAGTATGCGCTGCGACAACAAACCGCAATTTCAACGGAAGAATGGGTAGGGGCGGTATGGTTCACCTCATGAGTCCAGCCACTGCAGCGGCGACAGCAATTGCAGGTCATATTACAAATTCCAGTCTTTTTAATGGCTGA
- a CDS encoding 3-isopropylmalate dehydratase small subunit, producing the protein MKNFSGKVLFLDRSDINTDEIIPAKYLTEVTKEALKPFLFDDLKMDGFSVDKIKGKRVVVTRNNFGCGSSREHAPWAFEVNDINLVIATGFARIFRQNMFNCGMMAVELPESVIDMLFDKYAGKETVVETDFQAGKFVFIAEGVSDEVSFSDEIPFVVSEFDRALVNAGGWVDYADKKY; encoded by the coding sequence ATGAAAAACTTCAGCGGAAAAGTCCTTTTTCTGGACCGTTCTGATATAAATACCGATGAAATAATACCTGCCAAATATTTGACTGAAGTCACAAAGGAAGCGCTTAAGCCTTTTCTTTTTGATGACCTCAAGATGGACGGTTTTTCCGTAGATAAAATAAAAGGAAAACGCGTTGTCGTAACCAGAAATAATTTTGGCTGCGGCTCATCCAGAGAGCATGCGCCGTGGGCATTTGAAGTCAATGATATCAATCTTGTAATTGCAACAGGCTTTGCAAGAATTTTCAGGCAGAACATGTTTAACTGCGGAATGATGGCTGTTGAGCTTCCTGAAAGCGTAATCGATATGCTTTTTGATAAATATGCCGGCAAGGAAACTGTTGTGGAAACAGATTTTCAGGCAGGTAAATTTGTTTTCATAGCCGAGGGCGTTTCCGATGAAGTGTCTTTTTCTGATGAAATTCCTTTTGTAGTATCCGAATTTGACCGTGCCCTGGTGAATGCTGGCGGGTGGGTGGATTACGCCGATAAAAAATATTAA
- a CDS encoding HAD family hydrolase, whose product MLIKAAVFDFGGVLAEEGFKAGINEIAKKNGLDPDSLRKTAFDAVYDTGFVTGRINDRKFWKLFRQTTGISGTDAELTETVLSRFTLRSFMLETVKRLRQAGVKTYILSDQTHWIEDLNQRSGFFTLFDNVFNSYRLGRTKKDSETFDLIINSIGYDPEDMIFIDDHAAHIRRAQEKFLHTIWYTEKHMFFTAMKIFFPELDLSDLEV is encoded by the coding sequence ATGCTCATAAAAGCGGCGGTTTTTGATTTTGGCGGTGTACTTGCCGAAGAAGGATTTAAGGCCGGAATCAACGAAATAGCAAAAAAAAACGGTCTTGATCCTGATTCTCTTAGGAAGACAGCGTTTGACGCTGTCTACGATACTGGTTTTGTTACCGGCAGGATTAATGATAGAAAATTCTGGAAGCTCTTCAGGCAGACAACCGGAATATCAGGAACAGATGCTGAACTGACAGAAACAGTTCTGTCACGCTTCACACTTCGTTCCTTCATGCTTGAAACTGTGAAAAGACTGAGGCAGGCTGGCGTAAAAACTTATATTCTGAGTGACCAGACTCACTGGATCGAGGATCTTAACCAGAGAAGCGGATTTTTTACTCTTTTTGACAATGTCTTTAATTCTTACAGGCTGGGCAGAACCAAGAAGGACTCGGAAACTTTTGATCTCATTATTAATTCTATAGGTTATGATCCTGAAGACATGATTTTCATTGATGATCATGCCGCGCATATCAGAAGGGCCCAAGAAAAATTCCTCCACACAATCTGGTACACTGAAAAGCATATGTTTTTTACAGCCATGAAAATTTTTTTCCCTGAACTGGATTTAAGTGATCTTGAGGTCTAA